The sequence ACCACCACAGAAGCCTATCAACCCCACTTCAACCATGTGCTGAGCAAATATTTGACGGCGGCTTGCTCCTATGGCGCGACGAACGCCGACTTCCGGCGCTCGCTTAAGAAACTTAGCCAGCAATAGTCCCAACATGTTCACCAGACAGACCAACAAGAAGAGCGCGCTAAGACCAACCAATATCTTATTGTCTTCGGGAACCACTTCATTCAGTTCCAGCCACTGAGCAACATTTGAAAGCTGAGCCGCGGCCTCAGGGCTATCGAATCGACCCAATAGCTGCTGCTGTTCTACATAACGCGTCAGCCACTGTGCATATTCATCACGCTGTTTATCATCAGTTAACTCGACCCAATATTGTATCCAGTGCATCTCTGAATTAAGGCGATCACTATAGGTATTGATAGAATCCCGCTTCCAACTTTGATTATTACCCCAACTCTGAAACTCCTCGATAGGTGCAAGAGAGAAAGGTACAAACAGCTGTGCGCTATCTGTGAATGCCCCTGTGGTCACATCGTAATACTGAGGACTGGGATTCCAGATCTTGATCACTCCAACAACCTGATAAGGCTTACTGTCTAAGAACAGAGTCTTACCAATACTGTTTTCCCCTGAGAATAACTTTCTATTCATTTCTTCATTAATCACCACCTGATAAGCCGCTTCGGTATCGACACTCTTATCCCAGGCTCTACCATAGAGGAAAGGCACAGAAAACATCTCGAAAAAATCGCTATCAGTCACCCGTACAGTTTCTAATAGAGGTGATAAATCAGCATCTTCTGTCTGTATCGCCAATCCAGTGACGAACATAGCCGTTTGGCGTACAGGCAGATCACTCTTACGTAAGTTAAATGCATCCTGATAGGTCACTTGGGCATTAAACTCTTTCCAGGCATCCTTACCCTGACTCCAGAGCTGGACAGCAATAAGCTTGTCTGAACGCTCTCCTGCCGGATTAACAGACATGAGCTGATAAACGTTAAGGGTGGTGATGGTAATACTGATACCTATTGAGATAGCGAGTACCATCAATAATGACAACAGAGGCGTCTTCTTAATACTGCGCCAGGCTAAATCGAGATAATAAAAAAACATGGTCGCTCTCCTTAGCTAGCAACTTGTTGAGTCTGCTTTGACTCATCAGTATCTTTGTCTAAATCGGAAGATCCACCAGTAACCAGGTGCGGCTTTTCAGTTCCTGCACCGCCTTGATACATGGTAAAGTCACAAACTTGGCCATCGACAATCTGAATGTTACGTTGAGCTCGACGTGCAAGCTCAGGATCATGAGTCACCATGATGATGGTCGTGCCAGCTTTATTGATATCTTCCAACAACTCCATCACCTGACGTGCCATCATGCTATCTAAGTTACCTGTTGGCTCATCGGCAAGCAGGAATCTTGGCTCACCAGCAAGGGCGCGGGCAATAGCCACACGTTGCTGCTGACCACCGGACAGTTGTGATGGCAGGTGCTTCATACGTGCCGCCAGACCCACTTGCTCTAATGCATGTTGCACACGGCGCTTACGTTCTTTAGCGTTGAAACCACGATAACGCAGAGGCACCTCAACATTTTCAGCTAAGTTAAGGTCAGGGATTAAATTAAAACCTTGAAAGATAAAGCCTATTTTCTCGTTACGAATAGCTGCACTCTTGTTGTCACTCAAATTGGAGATATTGACGCCATCGAGGAAGTAGTCCCCGTGGGTGAAGCCTTCCAGCAGACCAGCAATATTAAGGAAAGTAGTTTTACCTGAACCCGATGGTCCTGTGACCGCTACAAACTCACCTTCTTTTACTTCGAGATTAAAATCTCGCAGTGCATGAGTCTCTACTAAGTCCGTTTTAAATACTTTACTGATGCTTTTCATCGATAACATTTTAATATTCCCTGTTTTATCGTTTAATTCTTTATGAGCTTTAAGCTACGGGCTTCGAGCGTCGAAACTTTCTCTGCCAAGTCTGGTACTCGTGACTCGCTGCTTTATTGTCTGCTTTCAATTGTAGGAGCGGCTTTAGCCGCGATGCTACCGGTTATGTGAGCTTTCCCAGCTAAAGCCAGCCCTTGAGATTTAATCTAAGGCGCACTCGATAATTCCTATGATTAACTTCTGCGTAAAAATGCCTATGTCTGTCAAGAAGTTCCCTGTGTCTAAATCAGTGACTAAGCCAGTATTTACACCTGTGCCTAAGCCAGAAACTATGCCTGTGCCCATATCTAAATTTAAGTCTGTCGCAACATGAGAAACTTCAGTTAACACTGGGGTTGCTGGCGTCGTCATCTCTAACACGTTAAGGCCGAATACATACCAGTCGGCGATGCTCTGAGTCGATACCTGAACAGCAGCCAGCAGAAGCAATAATGCCGACACTGTGATGACTCTCTGTATGTTTAAGGCTGCTAATAAGCTGATGGCTCTACTCCCACTAAGGGCTTTCCGTGCGCTAAAGGCGCTTTGTAAATCACTAGTTTCAATTAATTTGTTCATCTTGCTCTCCCTAGCGTACTAACACTTGCTCAGCTTTGTTGAATGGCTGAATACTGGAAATCACCCAGACATCCCCCGCCTTGCCACCTTGCAACACTTCGATATGGCTCATGCTACGAGCCCCCAACTGAATATCAGTCTGCTCTGCAATATCACCATTCATGGCATAGACTTCTCTGCCACCACCGGTTGAAACAAATGCACCGCGCTTCACCATCAAGACATTGGGTCTGTTTTCCAGTAGCACCCTGGCAGACAAACGCTGGTTCTGACGAAGATGTAAACGATCATCTTGCTCAAACCTGACACGAGCCGTAACTTCACGGTTTCTCACCTCGGGTGAGATTGATGACAGCTCGCCAATCAGAGTCAACTCGCCGAAACTCAACTCAACGTGCATGCCCAAACCTAATTCGTCTGCATATGATTCAGGCACGGCTAGCTCTGCTTCAAAGGCACTCAAATCAACCACTGTGAGTATGGGTTGGCTTTGACCGATACGGGCTTTCTGCTCCGTTAACCAATTACCTATAATGCCGCCCACTGGCGCCTTGATATTTAAGGCAGCTACCTGACGTTCCAGCTCACTGACCACTAATTTCTGGCGATTCACTT is a genomic window of Shewanella psychrophila containing:
- a CDS encoding ABC transporter permease; this translates as MFFYYLDLAWRSIKKTPLLSLLMVLAISIGISITITTLNVYQLMSVNPAGERSDKLIAVQLWSQGKDAWKEFNAQVTYQDAFNLRKSDLPVRQTAMFVTGLAIQTEDADLSPLLETVRVTDSDFFEMFSVPFLYGRAWDKSVDTEAAYQVVINEEMNRKLFSGENSIGKTLFLDSKPYQVVGVIKIWNPSPQYYDVTTGAFTDSAQLFVPFSLAPIEEFQSWGNNQSWKRDSINTYSDRLNSEMHWIQYWVELTDDKQRDEYAQWLTRYVEQQQLLGRFDSPEAAAQLSNVAQWLELNEVVPEDNKILVGLSALFLLVCLVNMLGLLLAKFLKRAPEVGVRRAIGASRRQIFAQHMVEVGLIGFCGGVLGLIWAWMSLSMLSARFDLENSLTNLDPSMWIIAPAIAICAALVAGTYPAWRICSTNPSVHLKSQ
- a CDS encoding ABC transporter ATP-binding protein, whose translation is MLSMKSISKVFKTDLVETHALRDFNLEVKEGEFVAVTGPSGSGKTTFLNIAGLLEGFTHGDYFLDGVNISNLSDNKSAAIRNEKIGFIFQGFNLIPDLNLAENVEVPLRYRGFNAKERKRRVQHALEQVGLAARMKHLPSQLSGGQQQRVAIARALAGEPRFLLADEPTGNLDSMMARQVMELLEDINKAGTTIIMVTHDPELARRAQRNIQIVDGQVCDFTMYQGGAGTEKPHLVTGGSSDLDKDTDESKQTQQVAS